The following are encoded together in the Gordonia insulae genome:
- a CDS encoding NfeD family protein, protein MTALLWLAAAIVLVIAEMFGGDLVLLMLGGGALAAAGVDYLLEPPIWVDAVVFAIVSVLLLVVVRPVARRHMLNRPQLLTNTEALEGRHAVVTAQVDEHDGRVKIGGDIWSARTLNAGEVIEPGTEVTVVQIDGATAIVWKG, encoded by the coding sequence ATGACGGCACTGCTCTGGCTGGCAGCCGCGATCGTCCTGGTGATCGCGGAGATGTTCGGCGGGGATCTCGTGCTGCTCATGCTGGGCGGCGGCGCATTGGCCGCGGCCGGGGTCGACTACCTGCTGGAGCCGCCGATCTGGGTGGACGCCGTGGTGTTCGCGATCGTGTCGGTATTGCTGTTGGTTGTGGTCCGGCCGGTCGCCCGGCGGCACATGCTCAATCGCCCGCAACTGCTGACCAACACCGAGGCTCTGGAGGGCCGTCATGCGGTGGTCACCGCACAGGTGGACGAGCACGACGGGCGGGTGAAGATCGGCGGAGACATCTGGTCGGCACGAACGCTGAATGCCGGTGAGGTGATCGAGCCGGGCACCGAGGTGACCGTGGTGCAGATCGATGGCGCCACCGCCATCGTATGGAAGGGATGA
- a CDS encoding DUF58 domain-containing protein, protein MPANSDLPSLGAGLLSEPQLTAALKTLELTVRRKLDGVLQGEHLGLIPGPGSEPGEARAYQPGDDIRRMEWSVTARTTQPHVRQMIADRELETWLVVDVSASLDFGTVNCTKRDLAVAAAAALVHLTSGGGNRHGAIVVTGDQLVRVPARSGRAHAQNLLKAIATTTRASTGVRGDLHAGIEALRRPQRRRGLAVIISDFLGPIDWERSLRAIGAHHELLAVEVLDPRDLELPDIGEVTLADAESGEVRDITVTPAVRRDFAAAARAHQQKVHRTVRSCGGPVLSLSTDRDWITDTVKFVAQRRRGLAAGVG, encoded by the coding sequence ATGCCGGCCAATAGTGACCTGCCGTCGCTCGGCGCCGGCCTGTTGTCCGAACCGCAGTTGACCGCTGCGCTCAAGACACTGGAGCTGACCGTGCGTCGCAAGCTCGACGGCGTGCTGCAGGGGGAACACCTCGGCCTGATCCCGGGTCCGGGGTCCGAACCCGGTGAGGCGCGGGCCTATCAGCCCGGCGACGACATCCGCCGGATGGAATGGTCGGTGACCGCGCGCACCACCCAACCGCACGTACGGCAGATGATCGCCGACCGCGAACTCGAGACATGGTTGGTGGTGGACGTGTCGGCGAGCCTGGATTTCGGCACGGTCAACTGCACCAAACGTGATCTGGCGGTGGCTGCCGCGGCCGCCCTCGTGCATCTGACGTCGGGCGGTGGCAACCGCCACGGTGCCATCGTGGTGACCGGCGATCAGCTGGTGCGGGTGCCTGCGCGCAGCGGCCGGGCGCACGCCCAGAACCTGCTGAAGGCGATCGCGACGACCACCCGCGCGTCCACCGGGGTCCGCGGCGATCTGCACGCGGGGATCGAGGCCCTGCGTCGACCGCAGCGGCGCCGCGGACTCGCGGTGATCATCAGCGACTTCCTCGGTCCGATCGACTGGGAGCGCTCGCTGCGTGCCATCGGTGCCCACCACGAATTGCTCGCGGTCGAGGTACTCGACCCCCGCGACCTGGAACTCCCGGACATCGGTGAGGTCACGCTCGCCGACGCGGAGTCCGGCGAGGTCCGCGACATCACCGTCACGCCGGCGGTGCGCCGCGACTTCGCCGCGGCGGCCAGAGCCCATCAACAGAAAGTGCACCGGACGGTCCGCAGTTGTGGTGGCCCGGTGCTGAGCCTGTCCACCGATCGCGACTGGATCACCGACACGGTCAAGTTCGTCGCTCAACGCCGTCGCGGTCTGGCCGCCGGGGTCGGGTGA
- a CDS encoding VWA domain-containing protein, with the protein MSFLASPWWLLLLLVVAGLAAAYVYVQRLRRKRALKFANLDLLNQVAPQQRNRWRHVPIALLLVSLFLLVVAVAAPQADRRVPRNKATVILVMDVSRSMNATDVSPSRIKAAQAAARTFADELTDGINLGLISYAGTASTLVSPTPDHNATKEAVDKLRLDDKTATGEGIFAAIQQIKTLNAVLGGDAAAPPARIVLLSDGKETVPDDPDDPRGAFTAARKAKEEKIPISTISFGTMSGTVDLEGDQVPVPVDDESLRKIANLSGGQFFTAASLDELNKVYETLQQQIGYEKRRGDNSRPWLIAGTLLALLSAFAALAINRRLP; encoded by the coding sequence GTGTCGTTCCTGGCGAGCCCCTGGTGGCTCCTGCTGCTCCTGGTCGTGGCCGGACTGGCCGCGGCCTATGTCTACGTCCAGCGGTTACGCCGCAAGCGGGCACTGAAGTTCGCGAATCTGGATCTGCTGAACCAGGTTGCGCCGCAACAACGCAACCGCTGGCGGCACGTACCGATCGCGCTGTTGCTGGTCTCGTTGTTCCTGCTCGTCGTCGCGGTCGCCGCACCACAGGCCGATCGTCGTGTGCCGCGTAACAAGGCGACGGTGATCCTGGTGATGGACGTGTCCCGTTCGATGAACGCGACCGATGTGTCGCCGTCGCGGATCAAGGCGGCCCAGGCCGCGGCGCGGACGTTCGCCGACGAACTCACCGACGGCATCAATCTCGGCCTGATCTCCTACGCCGGCACGGCGTCGACGTTGGTGTCGCCGACACCGGACCACAACGCGACCAAGGAGGCCGTCGACAAGTTGCGGCTCGACGACAAGACCGCGACCGGTGAGGGCATCTTCGCCGCGATCCAGCAGATCAAGACCCTCAACGCGGTCCTCGGCGGCGACGCCGCGGCGCCCCCGGCCCGCATCGTGCTGCTCTCCGACGGCAAGGAGACGGTGCCCGACGACCCGGACGACCCGCGCGGGGCGTTCACGGCCGCGCGCAAGGCCAAAGAGGAGAAGATCCCCATCTCGACGATCTCGTTCGGCACCATGAGCGGCACGGTCGACCTGGAAGGCGATCAGGTCCCGGTTCCGGTCGACGACGAGTCGCTGCGCAAGATCGCGAATCTCAGTGGCGGGCAGTTCTTCACCGCGGCCAGCCTCGACGAGCTGAACAAGGTCTACGAGACCCTGCAGCAACAGATCGGATACGAGAAACGCCGGGGCGACAATTCTCGGCCTTGGTTGATCGCCGGTACCTTGTTGGCGCTGCTGTCGGCATTCGCCGCGCTGGCCATCAACCGGCGTCTGCCCTGA
- the fabG1 gene encoding 3-oxoacyl-ACP reductase FabG1, with product MADSNEAQQVSRSVLVTGGNRGIGLAVARRLAADGHKVAVTHRGSGAPDGLFGVQCDVTDNASVERAFDEVAEHQGPVEVLVANAGITDNMLLMRLSEESFEKVVDANLTGAFRCAKRATKGMQRAKWGRMIFLGSVVATSGIPGQANYAASKAGLIGLARSIARELGSRNITANVVAPGFIETDMTAAMEDRYVEMAKQAIPLGRVGAPEDVAAAISFLASDQGNYITGAVIPVDGGMGMGN from the coding sequence ATGGCAGACAGCAACGAAGCTCAGCAGGTGTCCCGTTCGGTCCTGGTGACCGGCGGCAACCGCGGGATCGGCCTCGCCGTAGCGCGCCGGCTCGCCGCCGACGGCCACAAGGTGGCCGTGACCCACCGTGGTTCGGGTGCTCCCGACGGGCTCTTCGGGGTGCAGTGCGACGTCACCGACAACGCCTCGGTGGAGCGGGCCTTCGATGAGGTCGCCGAACACCAGGGCCCGGTGGAGGTCCTGGTCGCCAACGCGGGCATCACCGACAACATGCTGCTCATGCGGCTCTCGGAGGAGTCCTTCGAGAAGGTCGTCGACGCCAATCTGACCGGCGCGTTCCGGTGCGCCAAGCGAGCCACCAAAGGTATGCAGCGCGCCAAGTGGGGACGCATGATCTTCCTCGGGTCCGTCGTCGCCACGTCGGGTATCCCGGGTCAGGCCAACTACGCCGCGTCCAAGGCGGGATTGATCGGACTGGCCCGCTCGATCGCCCGCGAGCTGGGATCGCGCAACATCACCGCGAATGTCGTCGCGCCCGGATTCATCGAGACGGACATGACCGCCGCCATGGAGGACCGCTACGTCGAGATGGCCAAGCAGGCCATTCCGCTCGGCCGTGTCGGGGCTCCGGAGGACGTCGCGGCGGCGATCAGTTTCCTCGCCTCGGACCAGGGCAACTACATCACCGGCGCCGTCATCCCCGTCGACGGCGGCATGGGCATGGGCAACTGA
- a CDS encoding NlpC/P60 family protein, with protein sequence MSTPPLARLCALMVIVVLGAIGAGQANAAPRGQSGVSGLINQIAKANQNIADLDNAVAVRQENVNRALVDYQNSVAAQNLATVAAGSAKRSLDEAARRVARAQESFDKFARDVYRQGSAQGSMSNYVSSDNPQSVLDRITVLDRVGKQQRDTIERLQVARNQQANRVAAVQATKRQAAFATKSAATRKDDALAAVAQARTAAASEQQRRTDLMRQRDKVQASLDKIRGVAPRREVADPTVNDLLKNLFPESPGTPSTPGTPAAPGTGGDNQALAVAAEAAAKLALDVGQKVLAGVVGRQQLPHSQLLDELGIGGSDMTGSGADSLSSTLSTGSLGSLFGSSSGGGGGMVRPGLRGPQAVEITVNRALSQLNVPYAWGGGDGNGPTRGIRDGGVADSYGDYNKTGFDCSGLMIYAFAGVGIDLPHYTGYQYTSGPQFPLSQMRRGDMIFYGPNASQHVALYLGDNKMVEAPQSGDVVKVSPLRTAGAMPNVVRLL encoded by the coding sequence ATGTCGACGCCACCACTGGCCCGCCTCTGCGCGCTGATGGTGATCGTCGTCCTCGGCGCGATCGGTGCCGGCCAGGCGAATGCGGCGCCGCGCGGTCAATCCGGGGTGTCGGGACTGATCAACCAGATCGCCAAGGCCAATCAGAACATCGCCGACCTCGACAACGCGGTCGCGGTCCGGCAGGAGAACGTCAACCGCGCGCTCGTCGACTACCAGAACTCGGTGGCGGCCCAGAACCTCGCGACCGTTGCGGCCGGCTCGGCGAAGCGCTCGCTCGACGAAGCCGCGCGTCGGGTCGCCCGGGCGCAGGAATCCTTCGACAAGTTCGCGCGCGACGTCTACCGGCAGGGCAGCGCACAGGGCTCGATGTCGAATTACGTGTCCTCCGACAACCCGCAGTCCGTGCTCGACCGGATCACCGTGCTCGACCGGGTCGGCAAGCAGCAACGCGACACCATCGAGCGACTACAGGTCGCCCGCAACCAACAGGCCAACCGCGTGGCCGCCGTGCAGGCCACCAAGCGCCAGGCCGCCTTCGCGACCAAGAGCGCCGCCACCCGCAAGGACGACGCGCTCGCCGCCGTCGCGCAGGCGCGCACAGCCGCAGCGTCCGAGCAGCAGCGTCGCACCGATCTCATGCGCCAACGCGACAAGGTGCAGGCGTCCCTCGACAAGATCCGCGGGGTCGCGCCCCGGCGTGAGGTCGCCGACCCGACCGTCAACGACCTCCTGAAGAACCTTTTCCCCGAGTCACCCGGCACCCCCTCGACCCCGGGGACGCCGGCGGCCCCCGGGACCGGCGGCGACAACCAGGCGCTCGCCGTTGCCGCCGAGGCCGCGGCGAAGCTCGCCCTCGACGTCGGGCAGAAGGTCCTCGCAGGCGTCGTCGGGCGCCAGCAGCTGCCGCATTCGCAGCTCCTCGACGAACTCGGTATCGGCGGGTCCGACATGACCGGCAGCGGCGCCGACTCACTCAGTTCGACGCTGAGCACCGGCAGTCTCGGATCGCTGTTCGGCAGTTCGTCGGGCGGCGGCGGTGGCATGGTCCGGCCGGGCCTGCGTGGTCCGCAGGCGGTGGAGATCACCGTCAACCGGGCGCTGTCCCAGCTCAACGTCCCCTATGCGTGGGGCGGCGGCGACGGCAACGGTCCGACCCGGGGTATCCGCGACGGTGGCGTGGCGGACAGCTACGGCGACTACAACAAGACCGGTTTCGACTGCTCCGGGTTGATGATCTACGCCTTCGCGGGGGTCGGCATCGATCTGCCGCACTACACCGGCTACCAGTACACCTCTGGTCCGCAGTTCCCGTTGTCGCAGATGCGTCGTGGCGACATGATCTTCTACGGACCCAACGCCAGTCAGCACGTGGCGCTCTACCTCGGTGACAACAAGATGGTCGAGGCGCCGCAGTCGGGTGACGTCGTGAAGGTCTCGCCGTTGCGTACCGCGGGTGCCATGCCCAACGTCGTGCGTCTGCTCTGA
- a CDS encoding SPFH domain-containing protein: protein MRTMEYVGLIVLALLVLLVVVVLVKSVALIPQAEAAVIERLGRYTRTVSGQLTLLLPFIDRIRARVDIRERVVSFPPQPVITEDNLTLSIDTVVYFQVTNPRSAVYEIDDYIVGVEQLTITTLRNVVGGMTLEETLTSRDSINGQLRGVLDEATGRWGLRVARVELKSIMPPPSIQESMEKQMKADREKRATILSAEGQRESAIKTAEGNKQSQILAAEGAKQAAILSAEGERQSRIMRAQGDRAAAYLKAQGEAKAIEKTFAAIKASRPTPEVLAYQYLQQLPEMAKGDGDKVWVVPSDFGSALQGFAKSFGVQGDDGVFRYEPSDDEPTAIDESDTEDWFSLASDPKVAQAVAEAEAVARTPVAPEVTSRSAREISYERPAARVTAPAPDDETGEESWTTPETAVPNRHSAD from the coding sequence ATGAGGACCATGGAATACGTCGGCCTGATCGTGTTGGCACTGCTGGTGCTGCTGGTGGTGGTCGTACTGGTCAAATCGGTGGCGCTCATCCCGCAGGCGGAGGCCGCCGTCATCGAGCGGCTCGGTCGGTACACGCGCACGGTGTCGGGTCAGTTGACGCTGTTGCTGCCGTTCATCGATCGCATCCGTGCGCGGGTCGACATCCGTGAGCGGGTCGTGTCGTTTCCGCCGCAGCCGGTGATCACCGAAGACAACCTGACGCTGTCCATCGACACCGTCGTCTATTTCCAGGTCACCAATCCGAGGTCGGCGGTGTACGAGATCGACGACTACATCGTCGGTGTGGAACAGCTGACCATCACCACGCTGCGGAACGTCGTCGGCGGGATGACGCTGGAGGAGACCCTCACCTCACGCGATTCCATCAACGGACAGCTTCGCGGTGTCCTGGACGAGGCGACCGGACGATGGGGCCTGCGCGTCGCGCGCGTCGAGCTGAAGAGCATCATGCCGCCGCCGTCCATCCAGGAATCCATGGAGAAGCAGATGAAGGCCGACCGTGAGAAGCGGGCGACCATCCTCTCCGCCGAAGGTCAGCGCGAGTCCGCGATCAAGACGGCCGAAGGCAACAAACAAAGTCAGATCCTCGCAGCCGAGGGTGCCAAGCAGGCGGCGATCCTGAGCGCAGAGGGGGAGCGGCAGTCCCGGATCATGCGGGCGCAGGGCGATCGCGCCGCCGCGTATCTCAAGGCGCAGGGCGAGGCGAAGGCCATCGAGAAGACCTTCGCGGCGATCAAGGCCAGCAGGCCAACCCCGGAGGTGCTGGCCTATCAGTATCTGCAGCAGCTTCCGGAGATGGCCAAGGGCGACGGCGACAAGGTCTGGGTGGTGCCGTCCGACTTCGGCTCGGCGCTACAGGGTTTCGCGAAGTCCTTCGGCGTGCAGGGTGACGACGGGGTGTTCCGCTACGAGCCGAGCGATGACGAGCCGACCGCGATCGACGAGTCCGACACCGAGGACTGGTTCTCCCTGGCCTCCGATCCCAAGGTGGCACAGGCCGTGGCCGAGGCCGAGGCGGTGGCCCGCACACCCGTTGCACCCGAGGTGACGTCGCGGTCCGCGCGGGAGATCTCCTACGAGAGGCCTGCGGCACGCGTCACCGCGCCGGCCCCGGACGACGAGACCGGGGAAGAATCCTGGACGACTCCGGAAACCGCTGTGCCCAACCGACACTCGGCTGACTAG
- the inhA gene encoding NADH-dependent enoyl-ACP reductase InhA, which translates to MTGILDGKTVLITGIITDASIAFHAAAMAQEQGAKVIITGIPERLRLIDRIAKRLPQEVPPAIGLDITNEDDLAGLADKVKELAPEGIDGVMHSIAFAPRTLMGPEAKPFLEGPGPDAAKAFEISAWSYASLARAVLPAMNEGGSIVGMDFDPRTALPYYNWMGVAKAALESVNRYVAREVGTAKRIRSNLVAAGPIKTLAAKAIAGTATDDAKQLTMLNTYWDGASPIGWDVDDPTVVAKSVCALLSDWLPGTTGSIVYVDGGASHNTWFPENFTG; encoded by the coding sequence GTGACCGGAATTCTCGACGGCAAGACAGTCCTCATCACCGGCATCATCACCGACGCCTCGATCGCCTTCCACGCGGCGGCGATGGCGCAGGAGCAGGGCGCCAAGGTGATCATCACCGGTATCCCCGAGCGGCTTCGGTTGATCGATCGGATCGCCAAGCGGCTGCCACAGGAGGTGCCGCCCGCGATCGGTCTCGACATCACCAACGAGGACGACCTCGCCGGTCTCGCCGACAAGGTGAAGGAATTGGCGCCGGAGGGGATCGACGGCGTAATGCACTCGATCGCCTTCGCGCCGCGCACGCTGATGGGTCCCGAGGCCAAGCCGTTCCTCGAGGGACCGGGTCCCGACGCGGCCAAAGCGTTCGAGATCTCGGCGTGGAGCTATGCGTCGCTGGCCCGCGCGGTGCTGCCCGCGATGAACGAGGGCGGTTCGATCGTCGGTATGGACTTCGACCCCCGCACCGCACTGCCGTACTACAACTGGATGGGCGTCGCGAAGGCCGCGCTGGAGTCCGTCAACCGCTACGTCGCGCGGGAAGTGGGCACCGCCAAGAGGATCCGGTCGAACCTCGTCGCCGCGGGTCCGATCAAGACCTTGGCCGCCAAGGCCATCGCCGGTACCGCGACCGACGACGCCAAGCAGCTCACCATGCTCAACACCTACTGGGACGGCGCCTCGCCGATCGGCTGGGACGTCGACGACCCGACCGTGGTCGCGAAGTCGGTGTGCGCGTTGCTGTCCGACTGGCTGCCCGGCACCACCGGGTCGATCGTCTACGTCGACGGTGGCGCGAGCCACAACACCTGGTTCCCGGAGAACTTCACCGGCTAG
- a CDS encoding ferrochelatase, whose amino-acid sequence MDESTQSSPSAVLAPTRFDAVLFLSFGGPDGPDDVMPFLENVTRGRGVPRERLAAVAEHYLHFDGVSPINRLNLAMIDALRSALADRGRDLPVYFGNRNWHPMVEQTLAQMYRDGHRRVLVFPTSAWAGYSGCRQYHEDIARAIDALRESEPASVRDPMLLRKLPQYWDEPAFVAAGADAVRRARDDLPGGEGEPRLVFTAHSVPTSADRAAGPAADGGGLYSAEVYAASVSVAAEVGYGDFDQVWQSRSGPPQIPWLEPDICDHLENIAAQGVQQVIVYPVGFVSDHLEVIWDLDNEASEVARRLGMDYVRADTVGTDARFIEMIADLIERYADGGGDVRALGCGDNGRTCRPDCCVPVRGARPSPGNARTS is encoded by the coding sequence GTGGACGAATCCACGCAGTCATCCCCGTCCGCGGTGCTCGCACCGACGCGGTTCGACGCCGTCCTGTTCCTGAGCTTCGGCGGACCGGACGGGCCGGACGACGTGATGCCGTTCCTGGAGAACGTCACCCGGGGCCGAGGGGTGCCGCGCGAGCGCCTTGCCGCGGTCGCCGAGCACTACCTGCACTTCGACGGGGTGTCGCCGATCAACCGGCTCAACCTCGCCATGATCGACGCACTCCGGTCGGCGCTGGCGGACCGCGGTAGGGATCTCCCGGTCTATTTCGGCAACCGCAACTGGCATCCGATGGTCGAGCAGACGCTCGCACAGATGTATCGGGACGGTCATCGTCGGGTGCTGGTGTTCCCGACCTCGGCCTGGGCCGGCTACTCGGGATGTCGTCAGTATCACGAGGACATCGCCCGCGCGATCGATGCCCTCCGGGAGTCCGAACCGGCGAGTGTGCGTGATCCGATGCTGCTGCGGAAGCTGCCGCAGTACTGGGACGAACCCGCGTTCGTCGCGGCAGGCGCCGACGCCGTGCGGCGGGCGCGCGACGACCTGCCCGGCGGCGAGGGGGAACCGCGTCTGGTGTTCACCGCGCATTCGGTGCCGACCTCGGCCGATCGGGCTGCGGGTCCGGCCGCCGACGGCGGCGGTCTCTACTCGGCGGAGGTGTATGCCGCGTCGGTGTCGGTGGCAGCCGAGGTCGGCTACGGCGATTTCGATCAGGTGTGGCAGTCGCGCTCCGGCCCGCCGCAGATCCCGTGGCTGGAGCCGGATATCTGTGATCACCTGGAAAATATTGCTGCACAAGGCGTTCAACAGGTGATCGTTTATCCCGTCGGATTCGTGTCGGACCATCTCGAGGTCATCTGGGACCTCGACAACGAGGCGTCGGAGGTGGCCCGACGACTCGGGATGGACTATGTCCGTGCCGACACCGTGGGTACCGACGCACGGTTCATCGAGATGATCGCGGACCTGATCGAGCGATACGCCGATGGCGGCGGCGATGTGCGCGCCCTCGGCTGCGGGGACAACGGCCGGACCTGCCGGCCGGACTGCTGTGTGCCGGTCCGCGGCGCCCGGCCATCCCCGGGTAATGCGCGCACGTCCTGA
- a CDS encoding DUF3097 domain-containing protein — protein sequence MTDDRYGRDVLANPRRAKPRAPEVAAERDLVVEDAATGFCGAVVGLEKSYSGDLVRLEDRRGATRVFLMLPAAFLIDGRAVTLVRPRTRGPQAATTTASGSRAAPRSRARTARASRIFVEGVHDATLVERVWGADLRAEGVVVESLDGLDNLAARLEEFGPAAHRRAGVLVDHLVAGSKEMRLTGEVGEHVLVCGHPYIDVWEAVKPASVRIAAWPRIPRGTDWKTGICRELRWGTPQDGWRRVLAGVHDFRDLEVDLLRSVEELIDFVTAAADDT from the coding sequence GTGACCGATGACCGTTATGGACGAGATGTGCTGGCGAATCCGCGCCGGGCGAAGCCCCGCGCGCCCGAGGTGGCCGCGGAACGCGACCTCGTCGTCGAGGACGCGGCCACCGGATTCTGCGGCGCGGTCGTCGGTCTGGAGAAGAGCTACTCCGGCGACCTCGTGCGGCTGGAGGACCGACGCGGCGCGACCCGGGTGTTCCTGATGCTGCCCGCCGCGTTTCTCATCGACGGCCGGGCGGTGACGCTCGTCCGGCCACGGACCCGCGGACCGCAGGCCGCGACCACGACGGCGTCCGGTTCGCGGGCTGCACCGCGGTCGCGCGCCCGGACCGCGCGCGCGAGCCGGATCTTCGTGGAGGGGGTGCACGACGCGACTCTCGTCGAACGCGTCTGGGGTGCCGACCTCCGTGCCGAGGGCGTGGTGGTGGAGAGCCTGGACGGACTCGACAATCTTGCGGCACGCCTCGAGGAGTTCGGTCCGGCGGCCCATCGTCGGGCCGGCGTCCTGGTGGATCATCTCGTCGCCGGCTCCAAGGAGATGCGGCTGACCGGCGAGGTCGGCGAGCACGTCCTGGTGTGCGGTCATCCCTACATCGACGTGTGGGAGGCGGTCAAGCCTGCCTCGGTCCGGATCGCCGCCTGGCCGCGGATTCCGCGCGGCACGGACTGGAAGACGGGTATCTGCCGCGAATTGCGTTGGGGCACACCGCAAGATGGGTGGCGGCGCGTGCTCGCCGGAGTGCATGACTTCCGCGATCTCGAGGTGGACCTCTTGCGTTCGGTGGAGGAACTCATCGACTTCGTGACCGCCGCCGCCGACGACACCTGA
- a CDS encoding Rv1476 family membrane protein, producing the protein MSPGATTQNVLALPAMGVPSPSIIPEDVDMSAILADIQEDGVAAPADQVDGLRQVVAHAKSEGYDVSFVVLPTAQPKFTYYRDIATELQSEVGGTVIVLGPNSVGSSSPYFSRVQQEEATDNLTLTNPPLAARQMWDQMSGPSLNWTAISLVLIVVVVVGAVIARLRSTRRARIADRDTAESAPEGAAGPGTTDLARDLP; encoded by the coding sequence ATGAGTCCGGGTGCGACGACGCAGAATGTGCTGGCCCTTCCGGCGATGGGGGTGCCGTCGCCGTCGATCATCCCCGAGGACGTCGACATGTCCGCGATCCTCGCCGACATCCAAGAGGACGGCGTTGCCGCGCCCGCCGACCAGGTCGACGGGCTGCGCCAGGTCGTCGCGCACGCGAAGTCCGAGGGCTACGACGTCAGTTTCGTGGTCCTGCCCACCGCGCAGCCGAAGTTCACCTACTACCGCGACATCGCCACCGAACTGCAGTCCGAGGTCGGTGGGACGGTCATCGTCCTCGGCCCGAACTCGGTGGGGAGCTCGTCGCCATACTTCAGCCGGGTGCAGCAGGAAGAGGCGACCGACAACCTCACGCTGACCAACCCTCCGCTCGCCGCCCGCCAGATGTGGGATCAGATGAGCGGGCCGTCGTTGAACTGGACGGCCATCAGCCTCGTCCTGATCGTCGTGGTCGTCGTCGGCGCCGTGATCGCGCGGCTCCGTTCGACACGTCGGGCGCGGATCGCCGATCGCGACACCGCCGAGTCGGCGCCGGAAGGCGCCGCGGGTCCCGGAACCACGGACCTCGCTCGCGACCTGCCGTAG
- a CDS encoding AAA family ATPase — protein sequence MTSSHPPADPAGGAGRDGSVTLSDSDVKLLERAIYEVKRVIVGQDELVERILVGLLARGHILLEGVPGVAKTLAVETFATVVGGSFSRVQFTPDLVPTDLIGTRIYRQGREEFDTELGPVVANFLLADEINRAPAKVQSALLEVMAERHVSIGGTTYAMPDPFLVMATQNPIENEGVYPLPEAQRDRFLFKVLVDYPTVEEEREIVYRMGNVPPSASQVLDPETMIRLQRTAANVFVHHALVDYVVRVINATRRPAELGLTDVAAWLSYGASPRATLGIVAAARALALVRGRDYVIPQDVVEIVPDVLRHRLVLSYDALADEVDADQVITRVLQTVGLPQVGAQPVAPSGGYPAQPAGPSAGNQQPPNQQAPQQYPGQPNGAAVNQASPRYAGQ from the coding sequence TTGACCTCATCGCATCCCCCTGCCGACCCCGCGGGCGGAGCCGGCCGCGACGGATCGGTCACTCTGTCCGACAGCGACGTCAAGCTGCTCGAACGCGCGATCTACGAGGTGAAACGGGTCATCGTCGGGCAGGACGAGCTCGTCGAGCGCATCCTCGTCGGACTCCTGGCCCGCGGACACATTCTCCTCGAAGGTGTGCCGGGCGTGGCGAAGACGCTTGCCGTCGAGACGTTCGCGACCGTTGTCGGCGGATCGTTCTCGCGCGTCCAGTTCACGCCCGACCTCGTCCCGACCGACCTCATCGGCACCCGGATCTACCGGCAGGGCCGTGAGGAGTTCGACACCGAACTCGGTCCGGTGGTCGCGAACTTCCTGCTCGCCGACGAGATCAACCGTGCGCCGGCCAAGGTGCAGTCGGCGTTGCTGGAGGTGATGGCCGAGCGGCACGTGTCGATCGGCGGGACCACCTACGCGATGCCCGATCCGTTCCTGGTCATGGCCACGCAGAACCCGATCGAGAACGAGGGCGTCTATCCGCTGCCCGAGGCGCAGCGCGACCGGTTCCTGTTCAAGGTCCTCGTCGACTACCCGACGGTCGAGGAAGAGCGCGAGATCGTCTATCGGATGGGCAACGTGCCCCCGTCGGCATCGCAGGTCCTCGACCCGGAGACGATGATCCGGCTCCAGCGGACCGCGGCGAACGTGTTCGTCCATCACGCGCTGGTCGACTACGTCGTCCGCGTCATCAACGCCACGCGCCGGCCGGCCGAACTCGGACTGACCGACGTCGCCGCCTGGCTGTCCTATGGTGCGTCGCCGCGCGCGACCCTCGGCATCGTGGCGGCCGCACGGGCGCTCGCGCTGGTGCGCGGACGGGATTACGTGATCCCGCAGGACGTGGTCGAGATCGTGCCCGACGTGCTGCGGCATCGACTGGTGCTCAGCTACGACGCGCTGGCCGACGAGGTCGATGCCGACCAGGTCATCACCCGCGTGCTGCAGACCGTGGGTCTGCCACAGGTGGGCGCCCAACCGGTTGCCCCGTCGGGGGGCTATCCGGCACAGCCGGCCGGTCCGTCCGCCGGTAACCAGCAACCGCCGAATCAGCAGGCGCCGCAACAGTATCCGGGTCAGCCCAACGGTGCCGCGGTGAACCAGGCCTCGCCACGGTATGCCGGCCAATAG